The Phycisphaeraceae bacterium genome window below encodes:
- the efp gene encoding elongation factor P, translating to MKSQDLRPGIAIRMDGNLFVVTKAEHRTPGNLRAFMQVKIKNVKTGVSLEKRLGSGEEVEAVNLDRRELEYLYSDNTGAVFMDTTDFEQTALDPDVLGDSLLYLKPNTSVTGLVAEGKVVSIELPKVVELKLTETPPGIKGATATNQLKEAVCETGLKIRVPGFISQGETVRISTESGEYLSRAGD from the coding sequence GTGAAGTCGCAAGATCTGCGTCCCGGCATCGCCATCCGCATGGATGGAAACCTTTTCGTCGTCACCAAGGCTGAGCACCGCACACCCGGTAACCTTCGTGCGTTCATGCAGGTCAAAATCAAGAACGTCAAAACCGGCGTCTCGCTGGAAAAGCGTCTCGGTTCAGGTGAAGAAGTCGAAGCGGTCAACCTCGACCGTCGCGAGCTTGAATATCTTTATTCCGACAATACCGGCGCCGTTTTCATGGATACCACGGACTTCGAGCAAACTGCGCTCGATCCCGATGTTCTGGGCGATTCGCTGCTCTACCTCAAACCCAACACGTCGGTGACCGGCCTGGTGGCTGAGGGCAAAGTTGTCAGCATCGAACTGCCCAAGGTAGTCGAACTCAAGCTGACCGAGACCCCGCCGGGCATCAAGGGAGCAACCGCCACCAACCAGCTCAAGGAAGCTGTCTGTGAAACCGGCTTGAAGATTCGCGTGCCGGGATTTATTTCACAGGGAGAGACCGTTCGTATCTCCACCGAATCAGGCGAATACCTGAGCCGGGCCGGGGATTGA